The following proteins are encoded in a genomic region of Lactiplantibacillus plantarum:
- a CDS encoding Cof-type HAD-IIB family hydrolase — MTIKLIAIDIDDTLLDSKGQLLPSTIAAVKEAHDQGIKVVLCTGRPLAGAQHYLDALGLAGDDQYVITYNGAVIESIAGRIVAKHLVDNAHYRQLTAFGKQHHVPFNVLDADSTIYTADRDVNWVTVVQAWENKAGLLIRDPDDLPADFQIAKGVFVGEGPQLDAVEAQVKTTFGRDLYVVRAATNFLELMHTGVNKGQAVQDLAAALEIQPDEVMALGDEQNDLPMFAFAGTAVAMGNGSDIAKAHADHVTATNDANGVAAAIRQWALSD, encoded by the coding sequence ATGACAATTAAATTAATTGCGATTGATATTGATGACACGCTTCTGGATTCAAAGGGGCAATTATTACCAAGTACGATTGCGGCAGTTAAGGAAGCCCACGACCAAGGGATTAAGGTGGTTTTGTGTACCGGCCGGCCACTTGCTGGGGCGCAACATTATTTAGATGCGTTAGGCCTTGCTGGTGATGACCAGTACGTGATTACGTATAACGGTGCTGTAATCGAGAGCATTGCTGGCCGGATCGTCGCCAAACATTTAGTGGATAATGCGCACTATCGGCAATTAACCGCGTTTGGAAAACAACATCACGTGCCCTTTAACGTGCTCGATGCGGACAGTACGATCTATACAGCTGACCGCGATGTTAACTGGGTCACAGTTGTACAGGCGTGGGAAAACAAAGCTGGGCTGTTGATTCGAGACCCTGACGATTTACCAGCTGATTTTCAAATTGCCAAGGGGGTCTTTGTAGGTGAAGGCCCGCAACTCGATGCCGTAGAAGCGCAAGTTAAGACGACTTTTGGTCGGGACCTGTACGTGGTACGTGCGGCAACTAACTTCTTGGAACTGATGCATACTGGTGTCAACAAGGGGCAGGCAGTTCAGGATTTAGCGGCAGCTCTGGAAATACAACCGGACGAAGTGATGGCACTGGGAGACGAACAGAATGATCTGCCAATGTTTGCTTTCGCCGGAACAGCTGTCGCGATGGGCAATGGCAGTGATATTGCTAAGGCACACGCTGATCACGTGACGGCTACTAATGATGCGAACGGGGTCGCAGCTGCGATTCGGCAGTGGGCATTATCGGATTAA
- a CDS encoding helix-turn-helix domain-containing protein, with amino-acid sequence MKILHETVQTIPRLPFKYYEHDPLTDINVAPHWHQGIELNYLVSGTTLKFVTDGQTNEYRPGDLWTTNRRVVHSASGPTEVDWVEFGIIIDDDFLQTQIPASANWQLTLNGAASSKTHPQAYADVRQQLVTIHDLLTTPTTDLLRLQILSHFYQLLVTLGQTFTVPLTATTVSPNLTLTDTVMTAINQHYAEPIDGNTLAEQFHVSLTTLNQQFNANVQLSVNRYLRLIRLMNARRLLLETDHKIEYIAMQCGFPNSKTFNRNFKSWKGMTPTDYRQAYARYHRIDTSCL; translated from the coding sequence ATGAAAATCTTACACGAGACGGTCCAGACAATTCCCCGCCTCCCCTTTAAATATTACGAACATGATCCATTGACTGATATCAACGTTGCCCCACACTGGCACCAAGGGATTGAGTTAAATTATCTCGTCAGCGGTACGACCTTAAAATTCGTCACCGATGGACAGACGAATGAATATCGGCCTGGTGACCTTTGGACTACTAATCGACGCGTGGTTCACAGCGCTAGTGGGCCCACCGAAGTTGACTGGGTAGAGTTCGGCATCATCATTGACGACGATTTCTTACAAACTCAAATTCCGGCAAGTGCGAACTGGCAATTGACATTGAACGGCGCGGCCTCATCGAAAACTCACCCACAAGCCTACGCCGATGTCCGCCAACAATTAGTCACGATTCACGACCTGTTGACGACCCCCACGACCGATCTGCTGAGATTACAAATTCTCAGCCACTTTTACCAGTTACTTGTCACTCTGGGTCAAACGTTTACCGTTCCTCTGACTGCAACAACGGTCAGCCCTAACTTGACATTAACGGATACGGTCATGACTGCCATCAATCAACATTACGCTGAGCCCATCGATGGTAATACCCTTGCCGAGCAATTTCACGTTTCGTTGACCACTTTGAATCAGCAATTCAATGCAAACGTTCAACTATCCGTTAACCGATACTTACGACTGATCCGATTGATGAACGCCCGTCGCCTCCTGTTAGAGACCGACCATAAGATTGAATATATTGCCATGCAATGCGGCTTTCCGAATAGTAAGACGTTCAATCGGAATTTTAAATCTTGGAAGGGTATGACGCCTACTGACTATCGTCAAGCCTATGCCCGGTATCACCGAATTGATACTAGTTGCCTCTAA
- a CDS encoding Cof-type HAD-IIB family hydrolase, which produces MIKLMATDMDGSFLRDDMTYDEAQFALLYQQLQLRGVRFVIASGNQYFQLKSFFKDYPEMIYLAENGAYIRDADHVYALNAFQPDAIQTILNKIQTIPDLKLLVCGAKSAYTLTTTNPEHVAQMRHYYHHLAVVESYDQLDDDIMKFAITCPPERTTAIVTQLRELLTGIAEPTSSGHGDIDIIQPGMNKAAGLAQLGQVLGIDLADMAAFGDGGNDLEMLREVGCGVAMANAQPAVTALANATTGTNQEQGVLQWIKNWLEA; this is translated from the coding sequence ATGATTAAATTAATGGCAACTGATATGGATGGCAGCTTTTTGCGTGACGACATGACTTACGACGAAGCTCAATTTGCACTGCTTTATCAACAATTACAACTACGGGGCGTACGGTTCGTGATTGCAAGCGGCAATCAATATTTCCAACTCAAGTCCTTCTTCAAGGACTATCCTGAGATGATCTACCTTGCTGAAAATGGGGCTTATATCCGCGATGCCGACCACGTTTACGCACTTAACGCCTTTCAGCCAGACGCAATCCAGACGATTCTGAATAAGATTCAAACCATCCCGGATTTAAAGCTACTGGTTTGCGGTGCCAAAAGTGCCTACACCCTAACGACCACTAATCCTGAGCACGTGGCGCAAATGCGACATTATTATCATCACTTAGCCGTCGTTGAAAGTTACGACCAGCTTGATGATGACATTATGAAGTTCGCCATCACATGTCCACCAGAACGCACCACAGCGATTGTGACGCAACTACGCGAGTTACTGACGGGTATCGCCGAACCAACCAGCAGTGGTCATGGCGACATCGACATTATCCAACCCGGCATGAATAAGGCGGCTGGCTTAGCGCAACTCGGACAGGTTCTCGGAATCGACCTCGCAGACATGGCTGCATTTGGCGATGGGGGCAATGACCTAGAAATGCTCCGGGAGGTCGGCTGCGGCGTTGCCATGGCGAATGCTCAACCAGCCGTGACAGCCTTAGCCAACGCCACGACAGGTACAAACCAAGAACAAGGCGTCTTACAGTGGATCAAAAACTGGTTGGAGGCGTAA
- a CDS encoding MFS transporter: MQPRLTTTISILSLSTVTGITTVITGIIPQLKRTFPTVPTTLIEWLVTIANCSALITLLLNPRLTSRWGLRPIVISGLLISAIMGLIPAITTNFTVIMVSRLGLGLGVGLFSPHAISLLTHSFTGDLRARLLGYQTGLSALGNAILLGLAGLLISLSWHAVFWLYGLLVIVAGGVAWFVPEPTVPSTTTNHARTEKTQLPRHQWTLLGLTFITYLLIWGVQLKLPSYFSARHFGNAATINLTLAAMNIGGLLAGLTFGYLYRYLHRFTLTLGYAGAAISVLVLWLASNATVAIGAAVFFNFIYSYTGPYLVFTSNTGLDTIQVNVLSSYLTIATIISAFFAPLVWNSLGQLGPQTLTANVLIWIMLILGGLALITGSHHPRKEV; this comes from the coding sequence ATGCAGCCACGGTTGACCACCACCATCAGTATTCTTAGCCTCTCCACTGTAACAGGCATCACTACCGTTATTACAGGAATCATTCCCCAGCTCAAACGGACCTTTCCCACCGTCCCGACTACGCTGATTGAATGGCTCGTCACCATCGCCAACTGTAGCGCATTGATTACTTTGTTACTCAACCCCCGATTAACAAGCCGGTGGGGATTACGGCCAATCGTGATTAGTGGACTCTTGATCAGCGCCATCATGGGACTGATTCCCGCTATCACGACTAACTTTACCGTAATCATGGTCAGTCGGCTCGGATTAGGATTAGGCGTCGGCCTCTTTTCACCACATGCCATCAGTTTGTTGACCCACAGCTTTACAGGTGATTTACGGGCCCGACTGTTAGGTTACCAGACGGGCCTCTCAGCCCTAGGTAACGCGATATTGCTAGGATTAGCAGGCCTGCTGATCAGTCTCAGTTGGCATGCCGTCTTTTGGCTATACGGGCTACTGGTGATTGTTGCTGGGGGCGTGGCGTGGTTCGTACCGGAACCCACTGTTCCATCAACAACGACTAATCACGCACGCACTGAAAAGACACAACTACCACGGCACCAGTGGACGTTACTAGGACTTACCTTTATCACCTATCTACTCATCTGGGGCGTTCAATTAAAGCTGCCGAGTTACTTTAGCGCCCGTCATTTTGGTAACGCTGCCACTATCAACTTAACCTTAGCAGCCATGAACATCGGTGGCTTGCTGGCTGGTCTCACCTTTGGCTATCTATACCGCTATTTACACCGGTTCACCTTAACCTTAGGCTATGCCGGAGCAGCTATTTCAGTCTTAGTATTATGGTTGGCATCCAATGCAACTGTGGCTATTGGCGCTGCCGTATTTTTCAACTTTATTTACTCGTACACCGGGCCATATTTGGTCTTCACTAGCAATACTGGCCTGGATACCATTCAAGTCAACGTCCTGAGTAGCTACCTGACGATTGCCACCATTATCAGCGCTTTCTTTGCGCCACTGGTCTGGAACAGTCTCGGCCAACTTGGGCCGCAGACGCTCACCGCCAACGTTCTCATTTGGATTATGCTCATTTTAGGTGGCTTAGCCTTGATTACCGGCAGCCATCATCCACGAAAGGAAGTTTAA
- a CDS encoding sugar O-acetyltransferase, with product MTNNNDRLHTGELYLPNDPELEKRQFGYLDQLYDFNQTRPSELTKRQILLSKMFAEIGPKCYIEPPFHSNFGGHHVHFGKGVYANFNLTLVDDTHIYVGDYTMFGPNVTIATAGHPILPSLREQAYQYNMPVHIGRNCWFGAGAIVLPGITIGDNVVVGAGSIVTKDLPDNVVAVGNPAHILRHINDHDRLYYFKDRQIDPSLLN from the coding sequence ATGACCAATAATAACGATCGTCTTCATACTGGCGAACTCTACTTACCTAACGACCCTGAACTTGAAAAACGCCAATTTGGCTATCTCGATCAGCTCTATGATTTCAACCAAACTCGGCCCAGCGAACTAACCAAGCGCCAAATTCTACTTAGCAAGATGTTCGCAGAAATCGGCCCGAAGTGTTACATCGAACCACCGTTTCACAGTAACTTTGGTGGGCACCATGTCCACTTTGGCAAGGGGGTTTACGCCAATTTTAACCTAACACTGGTAGATGATACCCATATTTACGTTGGCGACTATACGATGTTCGGCCCCAACGTGACAATTGCAACCGCGGGCCATCCGATTTTGCCATCATTGCGCGAACAAGCTTATCAGTACAATATGCCAGTTCATATCGGCCGTAACTGTTGGTTCGGCGCAGGTGCCATCGTACTACCCGGTATTACGATTGGCGACAATGTCGTCGTTGGCGCTGGTAGCATCGTGACCAAAGACTTACCTGATAACGTCGTCGCCGTGGGGAATCCCGCCCATATCTTGCGACACATTAATGATCACGACCGTCTGTACTACTTTAAAGACCGCCAGATTGATCCTAGCTTGTTAAATTAG
- a CDS encoding immunity 63 family protein has protein sequence MFKLSTEDLKIYILERVSRLGNINIKEYNFLENKHGSEDGFYIYSDGQRYHFVYSERGTENKHNVTDNLFEITYWVISSITDTLAIRYMRTHILPNQSQRKIIFDKKLSLLSIVGENYKKAGEIEISEILKTSPL, from the coding sequence ATGTTTAAACTATCAACGGAAGATTTGAAAATTTATATATTAGAAAGAGTTTCCAGGCTGGGAAATATTAATATTAAAGAATACAATTTCTTGGAAAACAAGCATGGAAGTGAAGATGGTTTTTATATTTATTCGGATGGTCAGCGATACCATTTTGTGTATAGTGAGCGAGGAACAGAAAATAAGCATAATGTGACCGATAATCTTTTTGAAATAACATATTGGGTTATTAGTTCTATTACAGATACGTTAGCAATAAGATATATGAGAACGCATATTTTACCAAATCAAAGTCAAAGAAAAATTATTTTTGATAAAAAATTAAGTCTGTTAAGTATAGTAGGTGAAAACTATAAGAAAGCTGGAGAAATAGAAATTAGTGAAATATTGAAAACATCCCCTTTATAG
- a CDS encoding glycohydrolase toxin TNT-related protein (This protein contains a domain related to Tuberculosis Necrotizing Toxin, which is the C-terminal effector domain of outer membrane channel protein CpnT, and which has a lethal NAD+-glycohydrolase activity.): MSGTTGTPSEKLSLKPGTDTSVYRVIKKIPNVERAKVVPWFGMPSGGI; encoded by the coding sequence ATGTCGGGGACGACTGGGACGCCTTCAGAAAAACTTTCTCTGAAACCTGGGACAGATACCTCTGTATATAGAGTAATTAAGAAAATTCCAAATGTTGAACGAGCAAAAGTTGTGCCTTGGTTTGGTATGCCAAGTGGGGGAATTTAA
- a CDS encoding pre-toxin TG domain-containing protein — MIKLRQVLKKILIGLMVFVLVFTAFSSSVDTVSAHRRGVTHTRKHKVRHSASGHAKKSHRAHRKAKRRVVHRKAPHRRKVAVRHKKKTPKRHKKSHKKKAAKKHKKAHKKKAVKKHKKSHKKKAAKKHKKSHKKKAAKKHKKSHKKKAAKKHKKPHKKKAAKKHGKSHKKKSSKKHGKSNKKKSSKKHGKSNKKKSSKKHGKSHKKKSSKKYGKSNKKKSSKKHGKSHKKKSSKKHGKSNKKKSSKKHGKSSKKKSSKKHGKSNKKKSSKKHASKGSAVIATLSRKTGISKGIISLLTDLVGYNDIYTMITGKDAATGKKRSRLVGAAWTALNFVPVSKVAKLAKAAKVLATAKKAEKVAKNGGRIKRAARATKLAMKRAAEKLAKRKPAKKAAKKAAEKARKTKKVKHAKNVRATGQAKHEATHRAGTQLSKAKAKLEREKAAKHVKNVRATGQAKHEATHRAGTKLSKAKAKLKNRIGKVHFDKDDESKTIRNHIYKNTEGHFPNWSQEHDDTLLRVAQRKSNFKRMDIHGNDWYAETIKDNKQIWVRVRDGKITDGGINSRPVPVMKDGMHKVSWYIKNGVKLP; from the coding sequence ATGATAAAATTACGCCAGGTTCTTAAAAAAATCCTCATTGGCCTAATGGTGTTTGTTCTAGTTTTCACGGCTTTTTCCAGCTCGGTCGACACAGTCTCCGCACATCGCCGTGGTGTGACCCACACTCGGAAGCATAAGGTGCGACATAGCGCTAGTGGTCACGCCAAGAAGTCTCATCGTGCACATCGCAAAGCTAAGCGCAGAGTCGTCCACCGTAAAGCACCGCATCGGCGGAAAGTTGCGGTAAGGCATAAGAAAAAAACGCCAAAGCGTCATAAAAAGTCGCATAAGAAGAAGGCCGCTAAGAAACATAAGAAGGCCCATAAAAAGAAAGCGGTCAAGAAGCACAAAAAGTCACACAAGAAGAAAGCGGCCAAGAAACATAAGAAGTCGCACAAGAAGAAAGCGGCCAAGAAACATAAGAAGTCGCACAAGAAGAAAGCGGCCAAGAAACATAAGAAGCCGCACAAGAAGAAAGCGGCCAAGAAGCATGGCAAGTCGCACAAGAAGAAGTCTTCTAAGAAGCATGGCAAGTCCAATAAGAAGAAGTCTTCCAAGAAGCACGGCAAGTCCAATAAGAAGAAGTCTTCCAAGAAACACGGCAAGTCGCACAAGAAGAAGTCTTCTAAGAAGTATGGTAAGTCCAATAAGAAAAAGTCTTCCAAGAAACATGGCAAGTCGCACAAGAAGAAATCTTCCAAGAAGCACGGCAAGTCCAATAAGAAGAAATCTTCCAAGAAGCATGGTAAATCCAGTAAGAAGAAATCATCTAAGAAGCACGGCAAGTCTAACAAGAAAAAATCTTCGAAAAAGCATGCATCCAAAGGTAGTGCTGTAATTGCCACGCTTAGTCGTAAGACCGGTATCAGTAAAGGCATCATTTCGCTTTTGACGGATCTAGTTGGGTATAATGATATTTATACCATGATTACGGGAAAAGATGCCGCTACCGGTAAGAAGCGCTCGCGGTTAGTAGGAGCGGCTTGGACAGCCTTGAACTTTGTGCCTGTCTCGAAAGTCGCTAAGTTAGCAAAGGCCGCGAAGGTTCTGGCAACTGCTAAGAAGGCCGAGAAAGTTGCGAAGAATGGTGGCCGGATCAAACGGGCCGCTCGAGCAACTAAACTGGCGATGAAGCGGGCGGCTGAGAAGCTAGCTAAACGAAAGCCCGCCAAAAAGGCTGCGAAAAAGGCAGCTGAGAAGGCTCGTAAAACTAAAAAAGTCAAACATGCAAAAAATGTCCGAGCAACAGGTCAAGCAAAGCATGAGGCAACCCATCGCGCTGGCACACAGTTATCCAAAGCAAAAGCTAAGCTTGAGCGAGAGAAGGCAGCCAAGCATGTGAAAAATGTCCGAGCAACAGGTCAAGCAAAGCATGAGGCAACCCATCGTGCCGGTACAAAATTATCTAAAGCAAAAGCTAAGTTAAAAAATAGAATTGGAAAAGTTCACTTTGACAAAGACGATGAAAGTAAGACTATAAGGAACCATATTTACAAAAATACAGAGGGGCATTTTCCAAACTGGTCACAGGAACATGATGATACTTTGCTTAGGGTAGCGCAGCGTAAATCTAATTTTAAACGTATGGATATCCATGGTAATGACTGGTATGCAGAGACTATCAAAGATAATAAGCAAATTTGGGTTAGAGTCCGTGATGGTAAAATAACTGATGGTGGTATTAACAGCCGACCAGTTCCTGTTATGAAAGATGGAATGCATAAAGTTTCTTGGTATATCAAGAATGGAGTGAAATTACCTTGA
- a CDS encoding MucBP domain-containing protein, with amino-acid sequence MYTENTGKHHRNGLPVWLLPLLVVISFWGVSQNIMVVDASSSVTVLPGNGGTLPLVNQLVIKQNDTALQGITNNAGDRGSLTPKNGAQRVLIHKVKDSDTITSTYGTVGTFHGQEVTAKVTISHIKVHDDSHKAPSGMKQTDGAFQIGPGFSSDTTMSNVAQFNVSYEFYYADTHAAVNIQNAFITLSSLDGPVAGTSTGFEYTAYLGAGKIYTVENSIVKQIANPLGGGQLVMAGQTARDASWPYTSSTAATFGVSGTKLEFIYGTTRVNSGNSWLQPVYNVSTITLGTPAIATPTLSATQSATDKQNRTLTYDLQQKVNVLDQDLMTKYKDWSENITIPANAKYAKGEVVNDAGQALPSTAYQVSYDEKTHQVKWHLTDAGIKSLPFKGETYHFKAQVQFSDDVDDQAKVTATGQTAIDKQIKTSNTVTNTIDNQATITVHHYMTDSTDKVAPDETVKVGYGKAYDVTKQVKTITGYKRNATLDEHTRGTASKTTKEAVMYYDPLPYNIHVNYLLTDGQKLDELDVTGLYGDTYTTEATDFEDLYTVDTDRLPTNAQGTVTEKPTTVNYYYQPTTGQWVDVGNQSSVLVRQDTKHNVRSVSQIYANDSGFTVKYNQDAAQVAIAASDTNGTQDNSLVFDYNSKYTFELSKNETVTFKVDDQGQVTATRVLGAEQTVTTFDKSGQLKTVTTVTNANGTKSQQTNTVDGLKSMVTGEQYDLGLLNGLKVTAQKEINPSQAATTESKTTTDTSQSGSNQSTSTTATDQTGTNESTAGSSTNATNASSSVDASSANSQGDTEATSQSGTSASADSKTDSSVASSTSQTTDGETTNTGDTTTGTTTGSGLGFKSPFTEDQNTSSALGSAQTSSSLNSDTSAAVQALIAEPNSTPVVLDEDASFEEGVPVNDPVFSNDEGVSPNNNPSSAATPLAQATNTRARLTQNGKLLYEGTLKADQGEQNLYVSPDTTVEVDGGADGDGFYLDTYDGDKGMAYTLGSGYAWAAENNDVTAAPASSATTSSESAASEPSVNSSDSSRTASSAVDHSTSSASTSDASQSSHSTSSGESSHPESSSGSSTTSDSADVDKQAAARSSQTQSNSVNGSSQAVSSSTVTSQSSVPTKANTKQASSTPTTKANRATVAAATSSTAPRQSRATTASASVPSVTSASAAAASRDKQRSAFKKQHPILNQILPKTNSAVATWLVWLGVGLLLLTVAITMVIKKRGRD; translated from the coding sequence ATGTATACGGAAAACACGGGGAAACATCATCGTAATGGCCTGCCAGTTTGGTTGTTGCCATTACTGGTCGTCATCTCTTTCTGGGGTGTGTCACAAAATATCATGGTGGTTGATGCTTCATCATCGGTCACGGTCTTACCAGGCAACGGGGGCACGCTCCCACTGGTCAATCAGCTAGTCATCAAGCAAAATGACACGGCCTTACAAGGAATCACGAATAATGCTGGAGATCGTGGCAGTCTAACACCTAAGAACGGTGCGCAACGTGTGCTCATACATAAGGTGAAAGACAGTGATACGATTACTTCAACCTATGGGACAGTGGGAACTTTCCATGGTCAGGAAGTCACTGCTAAAGTAACAATCTCACATATTAAAGTTCACGACGACAGCCACAAGGCACCGTCGGGAATGAAACAGACTGACGGGGCGTTTCAAATTGGTCCGGGCTTTTCTTCGGACACGACCATGTCAAATGTGGCCCAATTCAATGTGAGCTATGAATTTTATTACGCTGATACGCATGCCGCGGTCAATATTCAAAACGCGTTCATTACGCTATCTAGTCTGGATGGTCCGGTAGCGGGGACGTCAACCGGCTTTGAATATACGGCTTACTTAGGGGCTGGTAAGATTTATACTGTTGAAAACTCGATTGTTAAGCAAATTGCGAATCCCCTCGGTGGAGGACAACTCGTCATGGCTGGGCAAACAGCGCGTGATGCGAGCTGGCCATATACCTCGTCAACGGCTGCAACTTTTGGGGTCAGTGGGACGAAGCTGGAATTTATCTACGGGACGACCCGTGTTAATAGTGGTAATTCATGGTTACAACCAGTCTACAACGTTAGTACGATCACGCTGGGGACGCCCGCCATTGCGACGCCCACTTTGAGTGCCACACAAAGTGCCACTGACAAGCAAAACCGGACGTTAACGTATGACTTACAACAAAAAGTCAATGTTTTGGATCAGGATTTAATGACCAAGTATAAAGATTGGTCAGAAAATATTACGATTCCGGCTAACGCTAAGTACGCTAAAGGCGAAGTCGTTAATGATGCTGGCCAAGCATTACCTAGTACTGCCTACCAAGTCAGCTATGATGAAAAAACACATCAAGTGAAATGGCATCTGACGGACGCGGGCATTAAATCGCTACCGTTTAAAGGTGAGACCTATCACTTTAAGGCTCAAGTCCAGTTCAGTGATGATGTTGATGACCAGGCCAAAGTAACGGCAACTGGTCAAACGGCAATAGATAAGCAGATTAAGACGTCGAATACCGTCACCAATACCATTGACAATCAAGCGACCATCACGGTACATCATTACATGACCGATTCTACTGATAAGGTTGCTCCTGATGAAACAGTCAAAGTTGGTTACGGGAAAGCTTATGATGTTACTAAGCAGGTCAAAACGATAACTGGATATAAGCGTAATGCCACATTGGATGAACATACCCGTGGCACTGCTAGCAAGACTACCAAAGAAGCCGTGATGTATTATGATCCGTTGCCATACAACATTCATGTCAATTACTTGTTAACGGATGGGCAGAAGCTGGACGAATTGGATGTCACTGGTCTATATGGTGATACTTACACGACCGAGGCAACTGATTTCGAAGATTTGTACACAGTTGATACTGATCGCTTACCGACGAATGCCCAGGGAACGGTAACGGAAAAGCCAACAACGGTCAATTATTATTACCAACCAACGACTGGGCAGTGGGTTGACGTTGGTAATCAAAGTAGTGTTTTAGTACGACAAGATACGAAGCATAATGTCCGTTCTGTCTCGCAGATTTATGCCAACGATAGTGGTTTTACGGTCAAATATAATCAGGATGCGGCTCAAGTTGCGATTGCGGCTAGTGATACGAACGGTACCCAAGATAACAGCTTAGTCTTTGATTATAATTCGAAGTATACGTTTGAATTATCTAAGAATGAGACTGTCACTTTTAAGGTTGATGATCAAGGCCAAGTGACTGCGACTAGAGTGTTAGGCGCAGAGCAAACGGTCACGACTTTTGATAAAAGTGGTCAGCTCAAGACAGTGACCACGGTGACTAACGCGAATGGCACTAAGAGCCAGCAGACCAACACGGTTGACGGGTTGAAATCAATGGTGACTGGCGAACAATACGACTTAGGATTATTGAATGGGTTGAAAGTTACCGCACAAAAAGAAATTAATCCGAGTCAAGCAGCAACGACTGAGTCCAAGACAACGACTGATACTAGTCAGTCTGGTAGTAATCAGTCGACAAGTACGACAGCGACTGACCAAACTGGGACTAATGAATCAACTGCTGGTAGTTCGACCAACGCAACGAACGCGTCCAGTAGTGTCGATGCAAGTTCAGCGAATAGTCAAGGTGACACTGAGGCTACAAGCCAGTCGGGTACTAGTGCAAGTGCTGATTCAAAGACGGATAGTAGTGTGGCATCAAGCACTAGTCAAACTACTGACGGTGAAACAACCAATACCGGTGATACGACCACTGGAACAACTACTGGCAGTGGGCTGGGTTTCAAGTCACCATTTACTGAGGATCAAAACACAAGTAGTGCACTAGGCAGCGCTCAAACTTCGAGCAGTCTCAATAGTGATACGAGTGCAGCGGTACAAGCATTGATTGCAGAACCCAATTCGACGCCAGTTGTCTTGGATGAGGATGCTTCTTTTGAGGAAGGCGTGCCAGTCAATGATCCGGTATTCAGTAATGATGAAGGTGTTTCGCCGAACAATAATCCAAGCAGCGCGGCGACGCCCCTTGCGCAAGCCACGAATACCCGGGCGCGTCTGACTCAAAATGGCAAACTATTATATGAAGGAACGCTGAAGGCTGATCAAGGGGAACAAAATCTCTATGTGTCGCCAGATACAACTGTAGAAGTTGATGGTGGGGCCGATGGTGACGGTTTTTACCTAGATACTTATGATGGTGATAAAGGAATGGCCTATACATTGGGTTCAGGTTATGCGTGGGCAGCCGAAAACAATGATGTGACTGCGGCACCAGCAAGTAGTGCGACGACCAGCTCTGAGAGTGCTGCTAGTGAGCCGAGCGTTAATAGTAGTGATAGTAGCCGTACAGCATCAAGTGCAGTCGACCATTCGACTAGTTCGGCAAGTACCAGTGATGCGAGCCAATCAAGTCATTCAACTAGCTCGGGTGAAAGTAGTCATCCAGAAAGTTCATCAGGCTCAAGTACGACCAGTGATTCGGCTGACGTGGATAAACAGGCCGCAGCTCGTTCCAGCCAAACTCAGTCGAATAGTGTTAATGGTAGCAGTCAAGCAGTGAGCTCTAGCACGGTCACTAGTCAATCGTCAGTACCAACTAAAGCTAATACGAAGCAGGCTTCATCCACGCCAACGACCAAGGCTAACCGAGCAACTGTCGCAGCCGCTACCAGTTCTACAGCGCCACGGCAGTCGCGGGCTACGACGGCAAGTGCGTCAGTTCCAAGTGTAACCTCAGCAAGTGCTGCAGCGGCAAGTCGTGATAAGCAACGATCGGCGTTCAAGAAGCAACATCCAATCTTGAACCAAATTTTGCCTAAAACGAACTCCGCGGTCGCGACCTGGTTGGTCTGGCTAGGAGTGGGTTTGTTGCTACTCACTGTAGCGATTACGATGGTTATTAAGAAACGAGGGCGTGACTAA